A single region of the Brachypodium distachyon strain Bd21 chromosome 3, Brachypodium_distachyon_v3.0, whole genome shotgun sequence genome encodes:
- the LOC100837496 gene encoding UDP-glucose:glycoprotein glucosyltransferase isoform X2, whose protein sequence is MAAARGSRSGVSGAALALLAAVLVGCLAGGASAAEIRRQKNVQVALRAKWAGTPLLLEANELLSKEGKDLFWGFVDHWKELDKGSECLTAKCCVQKIVEDVHSLIGEPLASIFEFSLTLRSASPRLVLYRQLAEESLSSVPVEDDALEQISGHGPVEGTCCWVDTGSALLFNSADLHKWLEGSGKRTMDSTGQPELFDFDHVYPRSNVTAPVAILYGAVGTKCFKELHVRLAEASKKGKVRYALRPVLPSGCQATSSFCASIGAVDAVTLSGYGVELALKNMEYKAMDDTAIKKGVALEDPKTEDLGQEVRGFIFSKILERKPELNDEAMAFRDYLLSSTVSDTLEVWELKDLGHQTAQRILHASDPLQSMQEINQNFPSVVSSLSRMKLDDSIKDEIIANQRMVPPGKSLMALNGALINIEDLDLYLLMDMVREELSLADQFIRLKLPKSAVHKILSAAPPAESNSFRVDFRASHVHYLNNLEEDDLYKRWRSNLNELLMPVYPGQMRYIRKNLFHAVYVLDPASACGAETIDTIMSLYQDSVPVRFGIIMYSSRFINVIEENDGTHQVNDGSKSEDDTSTLIIRLFLYIKETYSTQLAFEFLSNIHKLRNGGDDYSEEPVEAHHVEEAFVDSVLSGAKSHPQDVLLKLQKENMYKQEAEENSRFVHKLGLYKLHCCLLMNGLVHESNEDATMNAMNDELPRIQEQVYYGHIQSHTDVLEKFLSESSYKRYNPSITGKSTEKKRFVSLFASYHQEDSVLHDINYLHSDGTTDDVKPVTHLLAVDLSSKIGTKLLHEAICYLMDGSNRARVGLLLYARSDSASNILLMKDIIDRTISSFSDKEKVLGFLHGFCKFYESQHMPASTAVGDRISPMMDEVYNLAAETDLPVDDYKSWLASFSADTVLKRIDKLNDFLFGQLGLEFGSNAVITNGRIFVVGVGDSFLTDDLGLLESMEYELRTKYIHEIVEEVEWAGVDPDYLTSKFYSDITMLVSSSMSVRERPSERAHFEILHAEHSAIKLNYMNSSIHIDAVIDPLSPAGQKLSPLLRILWRQIQPSMRIVLNPISSLADLPLKNYYRFVLPSMDDFSNTDYSVHGPKAFFSNMPLSKTLTMNIDVPEPWLVEPVVAIHDLDNILLENLGDVRTLQAVFELEALLLTGHCMEKDREPPRGLQFILGTKQMPHLVDTLVMANLGYWQMKVSPGVWYLQLAPGRSADLYELPSKLIAIDSLRGKLIHIEVQKKKGKEHEDLLNADDENHFQEKMDLKDARQGETINIFSVASGHLYERFLKIMILSVLKKTQRPVKFWFIKNYLSPQFKDVIPHMAQEYGFGYELITYKWPTWLHKQKEKQRIIWAYKILFLDVIFPLSLRKVIFVDADQIVRTDMGELYDMNLKGRPLAYTPFCDNNKEMDGYRFWKQGFWKDHLRGRPYHISALYVVDLAKFRQTAAGDTLRVVYETLSKDPNSLSNLDQDLPNYAQHTVPIFSLPQEWLWCESWCGNATKARAKTIDLCNNPMTKEPKLQGARRIVPEWVDFDSEARQFTARILGENLESAEATSVPSDAPKPDDKDSRQDVKDEL, encoded by the exons atggcggcggcgcgagggtcCCGATCTGGGGTCTCGGGGGCGGCGTTGGCGTTGCTTGCGGCGGTGCTCGTCGGATGCCTCGCCGGGGGCGCCTCGGCGGCTGAGATCCGGCGGCAGAAGAACGTGCAGGTGGCGCTCCGGGCCAAGTGGGCAGGcacgccgctgctgctcgaAGCCAA TGAACTGCTCTCAAAAGAGGGGAAGGATCTTTTTTGGGGTTTTGTTGACCATTGGAAGGAGCTGGACAAAGGTTCTGAATGTTTGACGGCCAAGTGTTGTGTCCAGAAGATTGTTGAGGATGTCCACTCACTTATTGGCGAGCCACTGGCTTCAATTTTTGAGTTCTCTCTTACACTCAGATCAGCGTCGCCAAGGCTAGTGCTTTATAGGCAGCTTGCAGAAGAGTCATTATCTTCAGTTCCTGTTGAGGATGATGCACTGGAGCAAATTTCTGGCCATGGTCCTGTGGAAGGAACTTGCTGCTGGGTAGACACAGGGAGTGCTCTATTGTTTAACTCAGCTGATCTACATAAATGGCTTGAGGGATCAGGCAAGCG AACCATGGACTCCACTGGACAACCAGAACTATTTGACTTTGACCATGTATATCCTCGCTCAAATGTTACTGCTCCAGTTGCTATACTTTATGGGGCTGTTGGGACAAAATGCTTCAAGGAGCTGCACGTTCGTCTAGCAGAAGCATCAAAGAAG GGAAAAGTCAGATATGCTCTGCGCCCTGTTCTGCCATCTGGATGCCAGGCTACATCTAGCTTTTGTGCTTCCATTGGTGCTGTAGATGCAGTCACTTTGAGTGGTTATGGGGTGGAACTCGCCCTAAAAAACATGGAATACAAGGCCATGGATGACACTGCTATAAAGAAGG GTGTTGCTCTCGAAGATCCGAAAACTGAGGACCTCGGTCAAGAAGTCAGAGGGTTCATATTTTCCAAGATTTTG gAGCGCAAGCCAGAGCTAAATGACGAGGCAATGGCCTTCCGGGATTATTTATTGTCATCGACAGTATCTGACACACTTGAAGTCTGGGAACTCAAAG ATTTGGGTCATCAGACAGCACAGAGGATCCTTCATGCATCAGATCCTTTGCAGTCAATGCAGGAAATCAATCAAAATTTTCCGAGTGTAGTTTCTTCACTGTCACGGATGAAG CTTGATGATTCCATCAAAGATGAAATCATAGCAAATCAGCGGATGGTTCCACCTGGCAAGTCATTAATGGCTTTGAATGGTGCTTTGATTAACATCGAGGATCTTGATCTCTACCT GTTAATGGATATGGTCCGTGAAGAATTATCTCTGGCTGATCAGTTCATCCGATTAAAG TTGCCTAAAAGTGCTGTCCACAAGATCCTGTCAGCAGCGCCACCAGCAGAATCTAATTCATTCCGTGTTGACTTCCGGGCTTCCCATGTTCACTATCTTAATAACTTGGAGGAGGATGACTTGTATAAAAGGTGGAGAAGCAACCTCAATGAG CTATTGATGCCAGTCTACCCTGGTCAGATGCGCTACATCCGCAAAAATCTATTCCATGCTGTTTATGTACTTGATCCGGCTTCAGCATGTGGTGCAGAG ACTATTGACACGATCATGTCTCTATATCAAGATAGTGTCCCTGTAAGGTTCGGTATCATAATGTACTCTTCAAGATTCATAAATGTTATTGAAGAAAATGATGGCACTCATCAAGTAAACGATGGATCTAAGAGCGAAGATGACACTTCCACTTTG ATAATAAGGCTTTTCTTGTACATCAAGGAGACATACTCAACACAGTTGGCTTTCGAATTCCTAAGCAAT ATACATAAATTGAGGAATGGTGGCGATGACTATAGTGAAGAGCCTGTGGAAGCTCATCATGTGGAAGAGGCATTTGTTGATTCCGTACT GTCAGGTGCTAAATCTCACCCTCAAGACGTGCTGCTAAAGTTGCAAAAGGAGAACATGTACAAGCAAGAGGCTGAAGAAAATTCTCGTTTTGTTCACAAACTTGGGTTGTATAAGCTCCACTGCTGTTTATTGATGAACGGACTCGTGCATGAATCAAATGAG GATGCGACCATGAATGCTATGAATGATGAGCTTCCTAGGATACAAGAACAAGTCTATTATGGGCATATCCAGTCCCATACAGATGTTTTGGAGAAATTTTTGTCAGAAAGTAGCTACAAGCGGTACAATCCATCC ATTACTGGCAAGAGTACAGAGAAGAAGAGATTTGTCTCACTATTTGCATCGTATCATCAGGAAGATTCTGTCCTTCATGACATTAACTACTTACATTCTGATGGAA CTACAGATGATGTGAAGCCTGTAACTCATCTACTTGCTGTTGATCTTTCTTCAAAGATTGGGACAAAGTTGCTTCATGAGGCCATATGTTACCTG ATGGACGGGTCTAATAGAGCTCGTGTTGGTCTACTACTTTATGCTCGCAGTGATAGTGCTTCAAACATTTTACTTATGAAGGATATCATTGATAGAACTATTTCATCTTTCAG TGACAAGGAAAAGGTACTGGGCTTCCTACATGGGTTTTGCAAATTTTATGAAAGCCAACATATGCCTGCCTCTACTGCGGTCGGCGATAGGATTAGCCCCATGATGGACGAGGTGTATAACTTGGCTGCTGAAACAGACTTGCCTGTTGATGATTATAAGTCGTGGCTTGCAAGTTTTTCTGCTGACACAGTTCTCAAAAGGATTGATAAG CTGAATGACTTCTTGTTTGGTCAACTGGGGCTTGAGTTCGGTAGCAACGCTGTTATCACAAATGGACGG ATTTTTGTTGTGGGTGTAGGTGACTCGTTTTTGACCGATGATTTAGGTCTCCTTGAGTCTATGGAGTATGAGTTAAGAACGAAATACATACATGAAATAGTTGAAGAGGTTGAATGGGCTGGTGTTGACCCTGATTACCTGACAAG CAAATTCTACAGTGATATCACCATGTTGGTCTCATCGTCAATGTCTGTCCGTGAAAGACCATCCGAAAGAGCCCactttgaaattttacacGCGGAACACAG TGCAATTAAACTGAACTATATGAATTCAAGTATTCACATTGATGCTGTCATTGATCCGCTAAGTCCCGCTGGGCAAAAACTTTCTCCTCTTCTACGCATACTATGGAGACAGATTCAGCCGAGCATGAGAATTGTCCTCAATCCTATt AGTTCCCTTGCTGATCTTCCTTTAAAGAACTACTACAGATTTGTTCTTCCATCGATG GATGATTTTAGCAACACAGATTATTCTGTACATGGACCTAAAGCTTTCTTCTCAAACATGCCACTATCTAAAACACTTACTATGAACATCGATGTTCCTGAACCATGGCTTGTCGAGCCTGTCGTTGCCAT CCATGATTTGGATAATATTCTATTGGAGAATCTTGGTGATGTTAGGACACTGCAAGCAGTATTTGAACTTGAAGCGCTCCTCCTGACAG gtCATTGCATGGAAAAGGACCGAGAACCTCCCCGTGGTCTGCAGTTTATACTTGGAACCAAACAAATGCCACACTTGGTAGACACACTTGTCATGGCCAACTTGGGTTACTGGCAGATGAAAGTTTCTCCAGGGGTGTGGTACCTACAACTTGCTCCTGGACGTAGTGCTGATTTGTATGAATTGCCTTCGAAACTCATTGCTATAGATAGCTTGAGGGGCAAACTTATACACATTGaagtgcaaaagaaaaagggcaaGGAACATGAGGACTTACTAAATGCTGATGATGAGAACCATTTCCAGGAAAAGATG GACCTTAAGGATGCAAGACAAGGGGAGACAATTAACATTTTTTCTGTTGCTTCTGGGCATCT GTATGAGCGTTTCCTCAAAATTATGATTTTGAGTGTTTTGAAGAAGACACAAAGGCCAGTGAAATTTTGGTTCATAAAGAATTATCTATCTCCACAGTTTAAG GATGTCATACCCCACATGGCTCAGGAATATGGATTCGGTTATGAGCTTATCACGTATAAATGGCCAACATGGTTGCACAAACAGAAAGAGAAGCAACGGATTATATGGGCATACAAGATCTTGTTTCTGGATGTCATATTCCCACTTTCTTTGAGGAAG GTTATTTTTGTTGATGCGGATCAAATTGTGAGGACAGACATGGGAGAACTGTATGACATGAATTTGAAGGGCCGCCCCCTTGCATATACCCCATTCTGTGATAACAACAAGGAGATGGATGGCTACCGATTTTGGAAACAA GGTTTCTGGAAAGATCATCTGCGCGGAAGACCATACCATATCAG TGCTCTTTATGTTGTTGATTTGGCCAAATTTCGACAAACTGCTGCTGGGGATACTCTACGGGTCGTTTATGAAACACTCAGCAAGGACCCCAATAGTCTCTCAAATCTTGATCAG GATCTCCCAAATTATGCTCAACATACAGTGCCCATATTCTCACTCCCTCAAGAATGGCTATGGTGTGAATCTTGGTGTGGAAACGCGACAAAGGCCAGAGCAAAGACCATTGATCTCTGCAACAATCCAATGACAAAGGAACCAAAGCTCCAG GGTGCTAGAAGAATAGTTCCAGAGTGGGTTGATTTCGACAGTGAAGCAAGGCAGTTCACCGCACGAATCCTTGGGGAGAATTTAGAGAGTGCAGAGGCCACTTCCGTACCTTCTGATGCACCAAAGCCTGACGATAAAGACTCGAGACAGGATGTGAAAGATGAGCTATGA
- the LOC100837496 gene encoding UDP-glucose:glycoprotein glucosyltransferase isoform X1, which yields MAAARGSRSGVSGAALALLAAVLVGCLAGGASAAEIRRQKNVQVALRAKWAGTPLLLEANELLSKEGKDLFWGFVDHWKELDKGSECLTAKCCVQKIVEDVHSLIGEPLASIFEFSLTLRSASPRLVLYRQLAEESLSSVPVEDDALEQISGHGPVEGTCCWVDTGSALLFNSADLHKWLEGSGKRTMDSTGQPELFDFDHVYPRSNVTAPVAILYGAVGTKCFKELHVRLAEASKKGKVRYALRPVLPSGCQATSSFCASIGAVDAVTLSGYGVELALKNMEYKAMDDTAIKKGVALEDPKTEDLGQEVRGFIFSKILERKPELNDEAMAFRDYLLSSTVSDTLEVWELKDLGHQTAQRILHASDPLQSMQEINQNFPSVVSSLSRMKLDDSIKDEIIANQRMVPPGKSLMALNGALINIEDLDLYLLMDMVREELSLADQFIRLKLPKSAVHKILSAAPPAESNSFRVDFRASHVHYLNNLEEDDLYKRWRSNLNELLMPVYPGQMRYIRKNLFHAVYVLDPASACGAETIDTIMSLYQDSVPVRFGIIMYSSRFINVIEENDGTHQVNDGSKSEDDTSTLIIRLFLYIKETYSTQLAFEFLSNIHKLRNGGDDYSEEPVEAHHVEEAFVDSVLSGAKSHPQDVLLKLQKENMYKQEAEENSRFVHKLGLYKLHCCLLMNGLVHESNEDATMNAMNDELPRIQEQVYYGHIQSHTDVLEKFLSESSYKRYNPSITGKSTEKKRFVSLFASYHQEDSVLHDINYLHSDGTTDDVKPVTHLLAVDLSSKIGTKLLHEAICYLMDGSNRARVGLLLYARSDSASNILLMKDIIDRTISSFSDKEKVLGFLHGFCKFYESQHMPASTAVGDRISPMMDEVYNLAAETDLPVDDYKSWLASFSADTVLKRIDKLNDFLFGQLGLEFGSNAVITNGRIFVVGVGDSFLTDDLGLLESMEYELRTKYIHEIVEEVEWAGVDPDYLTSKFYSDITMLVSSSMSVRERPSERAHFEILHAEHSAIKLNYMNSSIHIDAVIDPLSPAGQKLSPLLRILWRQIQPSMRIVLNPISSLADLPLKNYYRFVLPSMDDFSNTDYSVHGPKAFFSNMPLSKTLTMNIDVPEPWLVEPVVAIHDLDNILLENLGDVRTLQAVFELEALLLTGHCMEKDREPPRGLQFILGTKQMPHLVDTLVMANLGYWQMKVSPGVWYLQLAPGRSADLYELPSKLIAIDSLRGKLIHIEVQKKKGKEHEDLLNADDENHFQEKMDNKGWNSNLLKWASSFISGDASLKKKSEKINDLKDARQGETINIFSVASGHLYERFLKIMILSVLKKTQRPVKFWFIKNYLSPQFKDVIPHMAQEYGFGYELITYKWPTWLHKQKEKQRIIWAYKILFLDVIFPLSLRKVIFVDADQIVRTDMGELYDMNLKGRPLAYTPFCDNNKEMDGYRFWKQGFWKDHLRGRPYHISALYVVDLAKFRQTAAGDTLRVVYETLSKDPNSLSNLDQDLPNYAQHTVPIFSLPQEWLWCESWCGNATKARAKTIDLCNNPMTKEPKLQGARRIVPEWVDFDSEARQFTARILGENLESAEATSVPSDAPKPDDKDSRQDVKDEL from the exons atggcggcggcgcgagggtcCCGATCTGGGGTCTCGGGGGCGGCGTTGGCGTTGCTTGCGGCGGTGCTCGTCGGATGCCTCGCCGGGGGCGCCTCGGCGGCTGAGATCCGGCGGCAGAAGAACGTGCAGGTGGCGCTCCGGGCCAAGTGGGCAGGcacgccgctgctgctcgaAGCCAA TGAACTGCTCTCAAAAGAGGGGAAGGATCTTTTTTGGGGTTTTGTTGACCATTGGAAGGAGCTGGACAAAGGTTCTGAATGTTTGACGGCCAAGTGTTGTGTCCAGAAGATTGTTGAGGATGTCCACTCACTTATTGGCGAGCCACTGGCTTCAATTTTTGAGTTCTCTCTTACACTCAGATCAGCGTCGCCAAGGCTAGTGCTTTATAGGCAGCTTGCAGAAGAGTCATTATCTTCAGTTCCTGTTGAGGATGATGCACTGGAGCAAATTTCTGGCCATGGTCCTGTGGAAGGAACTTGCTGCTGGGTAGACACAGGGAGTGCTCTATTGTTTAACTCAGCTGATCTACATAAATGGCTTGAGGGATCAGGCAAGCG AACCATGGACTCCACTGGACAACCAGAACTATTTGACTTTGACCATGTATATCCTCGCTCAAATGTTACTGCTCCAGTTGCTATACTTTATGGGGCTGTTGGGACAAAATGCTTCAAGGAGCTGCACGTTCGTCTAGCAGAAGCATCAAAGAAG GGAAAAGTCAGATATGCTCTGCGCCCTGTTCTGCCATCTGGATGCCAGGCTACATCTAGCTTTTGTGCTTCCATTGGTGCTGTAGATGCAGTCACTTTGAGTGGTTATGGGGTGGAACTCGCCCTAAAAAACATGGAATACAAGGCCATGGATGACACTGCTATAAAGAAGG GTGTTGCTCTCGAAGATCCGAAAACTGAGGACCTCGGTCAAGAAGTCAGAGGGTTCATATTTTCCAAGATTTTG gAGCGCAAGCCAGAGCTAAATGACGAGGCAATGGCCTTCCGGGATTATTTATTGTCATCGACAGTATCTGACACACTTGAAGTCTGGGAACTCAAAG ATTTGGGTCATCAGACAGCACAGAGGATCCTTCATGCATCAGATCCTTTGCAGTCAATGCAGGAAATCAATCAAAATTTTCCGAGTGTAGTTTCTTCACTGTCACGGATGAAG CTTGATGATTCCATCAAAGATGAAATCATAGCAAATCAGCGGATGGTTCCACCTGGCAAGTCATTAATGGCTTTGAATGGTGCTTTGATTAACATCGAGGATCTTGATCTCTACCT GTTAATGGATATGGTCCGTGAAGAATTATCTCTGGCTGATCAGTTCATCCGATTAAAG TTGCCTAAAAGTGCTGTCCACAAGATCCTGTCAGCAGCGCCACCAGCAGAATCTAATTCATTCCGTGTTGACTTCCGGGCTTCCCATGTTCACTATCTTAATAACTTGGAGGAGGATGACTTGTATAAAAGGTGGAGAAGCAACCTCAATGAG CTATTGATGCCAGTCTACCCTGGTCAGATGCGCTACATCCGCAAAAATCTATTCCATGCTGTTTATGTACTTGATCCGGCTTCAGCATGTGGTGCAGAG ACTATTGACACGATCATGTCTCTATATCAAGATAGTGTCCCTGTAAGGTTCGGTATCATAATGTACTCTTCAAGATTCATAAATGTTATTGAAGAAAATGATGGCACTCATCAAGTAAACGATGGATCTAAGAGCGAAGATGACACTTCCACTTTG ATAATAAGGCTTTTCTTGTACATCAAGGAGACATACTCAACACAGTTGGCTTTCGAATTCCTAAGCAAT ATACATAAATTGAGGAATGGTGGCGATGACTATAGTGAAGAGCCTGTGGAAGCTCATCATGTGGAAGAGGCATTTGTTGATTCCGTACT GTCAGGTGCTAAATCTCACCCTCAAGACGTGCTGCTAAAGTTGCAAAAGGAGAACATGTACAAGCAAGAGGCTGAAGAAAATTCTCGTTTTGTTCACAAACTTGGGTTGTATAAGCTCCACTGCTGTTTATTGATGAACGGACTCGTGCATGAATCAAATGAG GATGCGACCATGAATGCTATGAATGATGAGCTTCCTAGGATACAAGAACAAGTCTATTATGGGCATATCCAGTCCCATACAGATGTTTTGGAGAAATTTTTGTCAGAAAGTAGCTACAAGCGGTACAATCCATCC ATTACTGGCAAGAGTACAGAGAAGAAGAGATTTGTCTCACTATTTGCATCGTATCATCAGGAAGATTCTGTCCTTCATGACATTAACTACTTACATTCTGATGGAA CTACAGATGATGTGAAGCCTGTAACTCATCTACTTGCTGTTGATCTTTCTTCAAAGATTGGGACAAAGTTGCTTCATGAGGCCATATGTTACCTG ATGGACGGGTCTAATAGAGCTCGTGTTGGTCTACTACTTTATGCTCGCAGTGATAGTGCTTCAAACATTTTACTTATGAAGGATATCATTGATAGAACTATTTCATCTTTCAG TGACAAGGAAAAGGTACTGGGCTTCCTACATGGGTTTTGCAAATTTTATGAAAGCCAACATATGCCTGCCTCTACTGCGGTCGGCGATAGGATTAGCCCCATGATGGACGAGGTGTATAACTTGGCTGCTGAAACAGACTTGCCTGTTGATGATTATAAGTCGTGGCTTGCAAGTTTTTCTGCTGACACAGTTCTCAAAAGGATTGATAAG CTGAATGACTTCTTGTTTGGTCAACTGGGGCTTGAGTTCGGTAGCAACGCTGTTATCACAAATGGACGG ATTTTTGTTGTGGGTGTAGGTGACTCGTTTTTGACCGATGATTTAGGTCTCCTTGAGTCTATGGAGTATGAGTTAAGAACGAAATACATACATGAAATAGTTGAAGAGGTTGAATGGGCTGGTGTTGACCCTGATTACCTGACAAG CAAATTCTACAGTGATATCACCATGTTGGTCTCATCGTCAATGTCTGTCCGTGAAAGACCATCCGAAAGAGCCCactttgaaattttacacGCGGAACACAG TGCAATTAAACTGAACTATATGAATTCAAGTATTCACATTGATGCTGTCATTGATCCGCTAAGTCCCGCTGGGCAAAAACTTTCTCCTCTTCTACGCATACTATGGAGACAGATTCAGCCGAGCATGAGAATTGTCCTCAATCCTATt AGTTCCCTTGCTGATCTTCCTTTAAAGAACTACTACAGATTTGTTCTTCCATCGATG GATGATTTTAGCAACACAGATTATTCTGTACATGGACCTAAAGCTTTCTTCTCAAACATGCCACTATCTAAAACACTTACTATGAACATCGATGTTCCTGAACCATGGCTTGTCGAGCCTGTCGTTGCCAT CCATGATTTGGATAATATTCTATTGGAGAATCTTGGTGATGTTAGGACACTGCAAGCAGTATTTGAACTTGAAGCGCTCCTCCTGACAG gtCATTGCATGGAAAAGGACCGAGAACCTCCCCGTGGTCTGCAGTTTATACTTGGAACCAAACAAATGCCACACTTGGTAGACACACTTGTCATGGCCAACTTGGGTTACTGGCAGATGAAAGTTTCTCCAGGGGTGTGGTACCTACAACTTGCTCCTGGACGTAGTGCTGATTTGTATGAATTGCCTTCGAAACTCATTGCTATAGATAGCTTGAGGGGCAAACTTATACACATTGaagtgcaaaagaaaaagggcaaGGAACATGAGGACTTACTAAATGCTGATGATGAGAACCATTTCCAGGAAAAGATG GATAACAAAGGCTGGAATAGCAACCTTTTGAAATGGGCGTCTAGTTTCATTAGTGGTGATGCATcattaaaaaagaaatctgAGAAAATTAAT GACCTTAAGGATGCAAGACAAGGGGAGACAATTAACATTTTTTCTGTTGCTTCTGGGCATCT GTATGAGCGTTTCCTCAAAATTATGATTTTGAGTGTTTTGAAGAAGACACAAAGGCCAGTGAAATTTTGGTTCATAAAGAATTATCTATCTCCACAGTTTAAG GATGTCATACCCCACATGGCTCAGGAATATGGATTCGGTTATGAGCTTATCACGTATAAATGGCCAACATGGTTGCACAAACAGAAAGAGAAGCAACGGATTATATGGGCATACAAGATCTTGTTTCTGGATGTCATATTCCCACTTTCTTTGAGGAAG GTTATTTTTGTTGATGCGGATCAAATTGTGAGGACAGACATGGGAGAACTGTATGACATGAATTTGAAGGGCCGCCCCCTTGCATATACCCCATTCTGTGATAACAACAAGGAGATGGATGGCTACCGATTTTGGAAACAA GGTTTCTGGAAAGATCATCTGCGCGGAAGACCATACCATATCAG TGCTCTTTATGTTGTTGATTTGGCCAAATTTCGACAAACTGCTGCTGGGGATACTCTACGGGTCGTTTATGAAACACTCAGCAAGGACCCCAATAGTCTCTCAAATCTTGATCAG GATCTCCCAAATTATGCTCAACATACAGTGCCCATATTCTCACTCCCTCAAGAATGGCTATGGTGTGAATCTTGGTGTGGAAACGCGACAAAGGCCAGAGCAAAGACCATTGATCTCTGCAACAATCCAATGACAAAGGAACCAAAGCTCCAG GGTGCTAGAAGAATAGTTCCAGAGTGGGTTGATTTCGACAGTGAAGCAAGGCAGTTCACCGCACGAATCCTTGGGGAGAATTTAGAGAGTGCAGAGGCCACTTCCGTACCTTCTGATGCACCAAAGCCTGACGATAAAGACTCGAGACAGGATGTGAAAGATGAGCTATGA